A genome region from Cucumis sativus cultivar 9930 chromosome 4, Cucumber_9930_V3, whole genome shotgun sequence includes the following:
- the LOC101220390 gene encoding protein RRP6-like 2 produces MDVDQSDSQKAQTLQSLTTGSLGSSLSKLAASSRAIPAEKDFHFYYNFDEFKIPIRTIERQSQSMLETIGSSAEVWGKEMAFPEDTDDAYDWLVNVNDEIFERFDVSLDEFQKIRKEEEEESGRALALTADPDDGFQLVCGKKKKTPTHEDEMHDSSFESSVKVATKDRKTLGVKPKVPFHIPTIRRPQDEFNILVNNSNQPFEHVWLQRSEDGIRFVHPLEKLSVLDFVDKISEDFQPIYPPSLDCTPFKFIEEVNDLKELAAKLRGVNEFAVDLEHNQYRSFQGLTCLMQISTRTEDYVVDTLKLRIHVGPYLREVFKDPSKKKVLHGADRDVVWLQRDFGIYICNLFDTGQASRVLKLERNSLEYLLHHFCGVAANKEYQNADWRLRPLPEEMVRYAREDTHYLLYIYDLMRMKLASMPRESEESDLPLVEVYKRSHDVCMHLYEKELLTESSYLYVYGLQGSGFDAQQLAVAAGLFEWRDVVARAEDESTGYILPNKTLLEIAKQMPVTVNKLRRLLKSKHPYIERNLASIVTIIRHSMLNSCAFEEAAQRLKEVRAEAASEENASANEHQETNIPDTILNMKNSAVDNTPSDRVCSPSSQSKVAPLERGYRPFVPGKCVKVDHSLHPVLNGSRHISPVGPTTSEPSKHSNGDKYPVAHVTGVNISLQKKTNRGLGSLLGNSAPKRKLDIDKKDKEESKLDKIRSSVTLPFHSFLGTSEQLKSVAEPTTVTALKTQNSELPAAESAKSSNVEPPAVPVPKPFPTDEIIMLEDDSDDNVEDEDEDEDEELRAVDEATGEPKLKGLSASSPLEIDDDDEPMSLSELSSSFQKCLNSNEKAMNVGETDNPGNQSDFLQIKPFDYEAARKEVVFGEDLEEDLEPENDKDPKASKNAGAKLDLGLDRVQKNSGTVELPQGKRRHAFPATGNRSATFR; encoded by the exons ATGGACGTCGATCAGTCTGATTCTCAGAAGGCTCAGACTCTCCAATCCCTAACCACTGGTTCTCTTGGTTCGTCTCTCTCCAAGCTCGCCGCCTCTTCTCGGGCCATTCCCGCCGAAAAGGACTTTCACTTTTATTACAACTTTGACGAATTCAAAATCCCAATACGGACCATCGAGCGCCAATCTCAATCGATGCTTGAAACCATTGGCTCTTCCGCCGAAGTTTGGGGTAAGGAAATGGCGTTCCCTGAGGATACCGACGACGCGTATGATTGGTTGGTTAATGTTAATGATGAGATTTTTGAACGGTTCGATGTGTCGCTGGATGAGTTTCAGAAGATTcggaaggaggaggaggaggagagtGGGAGGGCACTGGCTTTGACCGCAGACCCTGATGATGGGTTTCAGTTGGTGtgtgggaagaagaagaaaactccGACTCATGAAGATGAGATGCATGATTCGAGTTTTGAGTCGAGTGTGAAGGTTGCTACCAAGGATAGGAAAACTTTAGGGGTGAAGCCGAAAGTGCCATTTCATATACCAACTATCCGTAGACCACAGGACgagtttaatattttggttaataATTCTAACCAGCCTTTCGAGCATGTCTGGTTGCAAAGGAGTGAAGATGGCATCCGGTTTGTACATCCACTG GAGAAGCTTTCTGTATTGGACTTTGTTGATAAGATTAGTGAAGATTTTCAACCTATCTATCCACCATCTTTGGATTGTACTCCTTTCAAATTCATAGAGGAAGTCAATGATTTGAAGGAACTGGCAGCTAAACTGCGAGGGGTGAACGAATTTGCG GTTGATTTGGAACATAATCAGTATCGGTCTTTTCAAGGACTTACCTGTCTGATGCAAATTTCTACAAGAACTGAGGATTATGTTGTAGATACATTGAAGCTTAGAATTCATGTGGGGCCCTATCTGAGAGAGGTTTTCAAGGATCcttcaaagaaaaag GTGCTGCATGGAGCAGATCGAGACGTTGTATGGCTTCAACGAGATTTTGGGATTTATATATGCAACTTATTTGACACTGGACAG GCTTCAAGAGTATTAAAACTGGAAAGAAATAGTCTGGAGTATCTCCTTCATCACTTTTGTGGTGTTGCAGCCAATAAAGA GTACCAAAATGCAGACTGGAGATTAAGACCTCTCCCTGAGGAGATGGTGAG ATATGCACGGGAAGATACACATTATTTGTTGTATATTTACGATTTGATGAGGATGAAACTGGCCTCAATGCCTCGTGAATCTGAAGAATCTGATCTTCCTCTGGTAGAG GTTTACAAGAGAAGTCATGACGTATGTATGCATCTTTACGAGAAGGAGCTGTTGACAGAAAGTTCATATCTTTATGTATACGG gTTACAGGGTTCTGGTTTTGATGCTCAACAGCTTGCTGTTGCTGCA GGTCTCTTTGAGTGGCGAGATGTTGTTGCTCGTGCAGAGGATGAAAGTACTGGTTATATATTGCCAAACAAAACGCTACTGGAAATCG CCAAACAGATGCCTGTCACTGTTAACAAATTACGTAGACTACTGAAATCAAAGCATCCATATATTGAGCGGAATCTTGCTTCAATTGTTACCATCATTAGGCATTCGATGCTTAATTCTTGTGCATTTGAAGAGGCTGCTCAGCGTTTGAAGGAAGTCCGTGCAGAGGCG GCATCAGAAGAAAATGCATCAGCTAATGAACACCAAGAAACTAATATTCCCGATACAATCCTGAATATGAAGAACAGTGCTGTTGATAATACTCCCAGTGATCGAGTTTGTTCGCCCTCTTCTCAGTCTAAAGTTGCACCCTTGGAACGTGGATACCGACCCTTTGTACCTGGTAAATGTGTGAAGGTAGATCATTCTCTGCATCCAGTTCTAAATGGGAGCAGACATATCTCTCCAGTAGGCCCAACAACATCGGAGCCGAGCAAACACTCGAATGGCGATAAATATCCAGTAGCACAT GTCACTGGAGTGAACATTTCATTGCAAAAGAAGACTAACCGAGGTCTTGGGTCACTGTTGGGAAACTCTGCCCCAAAGAGAAAAttagatattgataaaaaG GATAAGGAAGAGAGCAAGTTGGATAAAATCAGATCTTCTGTGACTCTGccctttcattctttcttggGAACAAGTGAGCAGTTGAAGTCAGTTGCAGAACCGACCACTGTGACTGCgttaaaaactcaaaattctgAACTACCTGCTGCTGAGTCAGCCAAAAGCTCAAATGTAGAGCCTCCTGCAGTGCCAGTTCCAAAACCCTTCCCGACCGATGAGATTATCATGTTGGAAGATGATTCAGATGACAATGTCGAAGATGAAGACGAAGACGAAGACGAAGAATTGCGCGCTGTTGATGAAGCAACTGGTGAACCAAAGTTGAAGGGTTTAAGTGCTAGTTCACCTCTTGAAATTGACGACGACGACGAACCAATGTCTTTGTCTGAATTGTCTTCTAGCtttcaaaaatgtttgaattcgAACGAAAAAGCTATGAATGTTGGGGAAACTGATAATCCAGGAAACCAAAGTGACTTTTTGCAAATTAAACCGTTCGACTATGAAGCAGCAAGGAAAGAAGTAGTATTCGGAGAAGATTTGGAGGAGGACTTGGAACCTGAGAATGACAAAGATCCAAAGGCATCAAAGAATGCTGGGGCAAAGTTAGATTTAGGTCTAGATAGAGTTCAAAAGAACAGTGGCACCGTGGAATTACCGCAAGGCAAACGACGCCATGCCTTCCCTGCAACTGGAAACCGAAGTGCAACTTTCCGTTAA
- the LOC101222504 gene encoding uncharacterized protein LOC101222504, which produces MVQQQIEITATTMATTSRKHLSSIANDVVQRCALKVGSSVEGLVEEFEISWKPETGTYSRKFVEFCSAKALANMCRNLEEGIGNGSFTRFSFDMMLAWETPSSQDEQTRQECVAKGKEEKKKVVAANVPPEQDEIPLFYSDIMPLLVNDDPDVGEDAYVWLGSLVPLVSDLVNARFTFETLTAPTGHRLHFPAYDKFLKEIDKCMKYLQKQATPKGVELRDDEFILHVEGTASSQRVVRHIGSTSWPGRLTLTNYSLYFEASGVITYENAIEIELSKDTMHSVKPASTGPWGAPLFDKAIVYESPAILEEVVLEFPEMTSSTRRDHWLALIKEVILLHRFLQKFNVESPAQAWEMHSRTILGIIRLHAARELLRISPPIPTKFLIFSLCDELPKGDYVLEELAENLKLLNSGVPCSATSTLRYLNMSQLSDSSVDVTKKVHRTSTELGESQSSLENAINQAREEEKKVAVAKATAVGLKEEGIGESAFIFLELLKPLKSRLSWLKEVIEWERPVATVIVLAVSLIITYKEWFGKAVAAFLSWVVMAMLQARMEKIQEKCDEIVVCTASDQTMMESIVAAQQSLQNVHEIVQSANIAVLKIWSIFISKTRKHADMTMAVLSVLAITLALVPTKYIIMGLILYGFFTTSKLQKNTGDINSGGDRRLKEWWGSIPVIRVRVVDKLPENNSPSN; this is translated from the exons ATGGTTCAGCAGCAAATCGAAATCACCGCAACAACAATGGCGACCACCTCTCGGAAACACCTCTCCTCCATCGCCAATGACGTCGTCCAACGCTGTGCTCT GAAAGTCGGCAGTTCGGTGGAAGGATTGGTGGAGGAGTTTGAGATTTCCTGGAAACCTGAGACCGGAACCTATTCGAGGAAGTTCGTGGAGTTTTGTAGCGCTAAGGCTTTGGCAAATATGTGTCGGAACTTGGAGGAAGGTATTGGTAATGGATCGTTTACCCGTTTCAGCTTTGATATGATGCTTGCTTGGGAGACGCCTTCTTCTCAAGATGAACAGACTCGTCAG GAGTGTGTGGCGAAGgggaaagaagagaagaagaaagtcgTAGCAGCCAATGTGCCTCCGGAGCAGGATGAGATTCCTCTTTTCTATTCGGACATTATGCCTTTGTTG GTTAACGACGATCCAGATGTTGGAGAAGATGCATATGTGTGGTTAGGGTCTTTAGTTCCATTAGTTTCGGATCTTGTCAATGCAAGATTCACATTCGAAACTCTAACAGCTCCAACTGGACACCGGCTTCATTTCCCGGCATATGATAAATTTCTCAAGGAAATTGACAA ATGCATGAAGTATCTGCAGAAACAGGCCACACCAAAGGGTGTAGAACTGCGTGATGATGAGTTCATATTGCATGTGGAGGGCACTGCTAGCTCCCAAAGGGTAGTTCGCCACATTGGATCAACAAGTTGGCCTG GAAGGCTTACATTAACTAATTACAGCCTCTATTTTGAGGCTTCGGGAGTGATAACATATGAAAATGCAATTGAGATAGAACTCTCAAAGGACACCATGCACAGTGTGAAACCAGCTTCCACAGGACCTTGGGGTGCACCACTTTTTGACAAGGCAATAGTCTACGAATCCCCTGCAAT aTTAGAGGAAGTTGTGTTGGAGTTTCCAGAGATGACAAGTTCCACAAGACGTGATCATTGGCTAGCATTAATAAAGGAGGTCATACTCTTGCATCGCTTTTTGCAGAAATTTAATGTGGAAAGTCCAGCACAAGCATGGGAGATGCATTCAAGAACAATATTAGGGATTATAAGGCTTCATGCAGCCAGAGAACTGCTTAGAATATCTCCACCAATTCCTACAAAGTTCTTAATCTTTTCCTTGTGCGATGAGTTACCAAAGGGGGACTATGTGCTAGAAGAACTTGCTGAGAATCTGAAGTTGCTGAATAGTGGAGTCCCATGTAGTGCGACTTCAACCCTGAGATATTTGAACATGTCACAATTATCTGACTCTAGTGTAGATGTAACAAAGAAAGTTCATCGTACAAGTACTGAACTTGGTGAATCCCAGTCTTCCTTAGAGAATGCCATTAATCAGGcgagagaagaagagaagaaagttgCAGTTGCCAAGGCTACTGCTGTAGGACTGAAAGAGGAAGGAATCGGAGAAAGTGCATTCATCTTCTTG GAGCTGCTAAAGCCACTCAAGAGCAGGTTATCTTGGCTCAAAGAAGTTATTGAATGGGAACGACCAGTGGCAACTGTTATTGTGCTTGCTGTATCTTTGATAATTACATACAA GGAGTGGTTTGGCAAGGCTGTGGCAGCCTTCTTATCTTGGGTGGTCATGGCAATGCTTCAAGCGAGAATGGAAAAGATTCAGGAAAAGTGCGATGAGATTGTGGTCTGCACTGCCTCTGACCAGACTATGATGGAGAGCATAGTGGCTGCCCAACAGAGTTTGCAAAATGTGCATGAGATTGTGCAGTCTGCAAACATTGCAGTGTTGAAGATTTGGTCCATTTTTATATCCAAAACTCGCAAG CACGCAGACATGACAATGGCAGTATTGAGTGTCTTAGCAATAACACTGGCATTAGTTCCAACAAAGTACATAATAATGGGATTGATATTATACGGCTTTTTCACGACCTCAAAACTACAGAAGAACACTGGAGATATCAACAGCGGCGGAGACAGACGGCTCAAAGAATGGTGGGGCTCCATCCCTGTCATCCGCGTCCGTGTTGTCGACAAACTTCCTGAGAACAACAGCCCTTCCAATTAA